The genomic window AGTGTTTTACGATATTTACTTATTATCTCTTTTATATCTTTATTTCTTACTGCTTCTTTTAATTCTTGAAAATCTAACATATTATTATTATCTTTATCTATTAATTTAAACAATTCATTATATGAACTATTTAATTTTACTTCATTTGACACATCTGTAATTATTAAATCTTCTATATTCTCAAACATTGATACTTTATCATTTGATTTCATATCTATTATTTTTGCCCATTCTAATGTTATTGGGTGTATCTCTTTACACTCTTCATACAGGTATACTTTTGCTTTATCTTCTAAATTGGAGTTTGAGAAGTTTTTTTCTATTTCTACTCAACTGCATTTTTAGGAATCCAAGCTTTTATATCTTTTTTACCTTTATACAAAATATACAACCAATCATCTTTTTCTTCTAATATTTCTACTTCATCACCTTTTACTAAGTACATTTTTGTTTTAATAGCAGGAGTTTCATAAAGAAATTGTTTATCTAATCTAATTTGTTTAATAGTATATTTATTGGTATTATCAAATGCTTCAATATAC from Arcobacter venerupis includes these protein-coding regions:
- a CDS encoding EF-hand domain-containing protein; this translates as MKSNDKVSMFENIEDLIITDVSNEVKLNSSYNELFKLIDKDNNNMLDFQELKEAVRNKDIKEIISKYRKTLK